The following are from one region of the Cloacibacterium sp. TD35 genome:
- a CDS encoding SusD/RagB family nutrient-binding outer membrane lipoprotein, producing the protein MKKIILILGMAVAALGVTSCERDITALNVDPKHPQTLPSYLLLATAQQQQFYYVASPNVNQGNFVFLTQQIAETTYTDETNYDLVTRNQPRNFFNRMYDRVLKNYSDAMLQLEKEGNIPAVQNNKWATLEISSIYAWEVLVDTYGNIPYSEALKAPQILSPKYDDAKTIYTSLLTRLDAAIAKINTSEDGYSSDYAYHGDMAKWKKLANSIKLRLAMNLADVDPAASKAAAESAISSGVLASNADNYAMSFDGSQFKSPFHDELVASGRYDFVPTKLVMDYMNANSDPRIPILFNPASEGANAGQYPGGTFGSLNSYKQNANLGNKDAGKYFSSASGPITLLSYAEVMFLRTEAAARGYNAGGTAATLFSSAIQASMDQYGVSTAAATAYKATVVYDAVNWKASIGKEAFIAMFGDQAFASWNFIRRLDNPVMVNPANSRLDGVPVRLPYSDQEYVLNPANVKAAATAIGGDNALTKLFWDKF; encoded by the coding sequence ATGAAAAAAATAATATTAATATTGGGTATGGCAGTAGCAGCATTAGGTGTTACTTCTTGTGAAAGAGATATTACTGCTTTAAATGTTGATCCCAAACATCCCCAAACTTTGCCTTCTTATTTATTATTGGCAACCGCTCAGCAACAGCAATTTTATTATGTTGCATCTCCAAACGTTAACCAAGGAAACTTTGTTTTCTTAACACAACAAATTGCAGAGACTACATATACTGATGAAACGAACTATGATTTAGTTACTAGAAACCAGCCTAGAAACTTCTTTAATAGAATGTACGATAGAGTTCTTAAGAATTATAGTGATGCTATGCTACAGTTAGAAAAAGAAGGAAATATTCCAGCTGTTCAAAACAACAAATGGGCAACTTTAGAAATTTCTTCTATCTATGCTTGGGAAGTTTTAGTTGATACTTATGGTAATATTCCATATTCAGAAGCTCTAAAAGCTCCACAAATTTTATCTCCTAAGTATGATGATGCAAAAACTATCTATACTAGCTTATTAACTAGATTAGATGCTGCTATTGCAAAAATTAACACTAGTGAAGACGGTTATTCTTCAGATTATGCATATCATGGTGATATGGCTAAATGGAAAAAATTAGCAAACTCAATTAAATTGAGATTAGCGATGAACTTAGCAGATGTAGATCCTGCGGCTTCTAAAGCTGCAGCAGAAAGTGCTATTTCTTCGGGCGTTTTAGCTTCTAACGCTGATAATTATGCAATGTCTTTTGACGGTTCTCAATTTAAATCACCTTTCCATGATGAGTTGGTTGCTTCAGGTAGATATGATTTTGTACCAACTAAACTTGTAATGGATTATATGAATGCTAATTCAGACCCAAGAATTCCAATCTTATTTAACCCTGCTTCAGAAGGAGCAAATGCAGGTCAATATCCAGGAGGGACTTTTGGTTCTTTAAACAGCTATAAACAGAACGCAAATCTAGGAAATAAAGACGCAGGTAAGTATTTCTCTTCTGCATCAGGTCCTATTACTTTGCTTTCTTATGCTGAGGTAATGTTCTTAAGAACTGAAGCGGCTGCAAGAGGTTATAATGCTGGTGGTACTGCTGCTACATTATTCTCAAGTGCTATTCAAGCATCTATGGATCAGTATGGTGTTTCTACAGCAGCTGCTACAGCATATAAAGCAACTGTTGTTTATGATGCTGTAAATTGGAAGGCGTCAATTGGTAAGGAAGCTTTCATAGCAATGTTTGGTGATCAAGCTTTTGCTTCATGGAACTTTATCAGAAGATTAGATAATCCAGTTATGGTTAACCCAGCAAACTCAAGACTTGATGGAGTGCCAGTAAGATTACCTTATTCTGATCAAGAATATGTATTAAATCCTGCTAATGTAAAAGCTGCTGCTACAGCTATTGGTGGAGATAATGCACTTACAAAACTATTCTGGGATAAATTCTAA
- a CDS encoding SusC/RagA family TonB-linked outer membrane protein has product MKKLTKSVLAVVLSASFSVTYAQKAKVDTAGTKDIEGVVVTALGIKREKKSLGYASQEVKAEELVGGTTNTGNVASQLSGKVAGLQVQTNNNFGGSSNLLIRGYKSLGGGSPLIVIDGSPVNNNTLSGFYDYGNFLSDINQEDIASINVLKGAAASALYGERGIDGVIVIVTKSGKGKKDGSWGVTLSSSVQTGKVDKSTFPEYQNKYGGGYDPSFYTEDPASDGHYYVNFAEDASWGPKFDPNLLVYHWDSFDPTSANYGKARPWVAAKNTPVKFFETAMSFVNTISLEKGDAKNNVALSFDNMISNGIMPNSDLKKNTLSAKFNYYFTDKLSSTVYTTITKQNTVGRNETGYSDNLLSGFRQWWQVNVDVLEQKDAYFRNLNAFGPAFSNVTWNRISSGDGTPIFWNNPYFQRYQNFNSDDRTRNFSYAQLKYEFNKNWSITGKVSYDYLTMLLEQRLAVGSLSQSFGASGNAVSSGYSRQNFTDTEANFDLFANYKFNITDDINVSGVVGGNVRRNTRDNLYASTEGGLVVPGLYSLSNSLNPVVAPAETAWRYVTSSGYATASFDYKQTFYLDATYRVDKNSNLKKGNNVYGYPSVTGALILSKLVDPSWLSFWKVRANYAEVGSSTTPYKLANTYTSAGIFNGAGGPTGIYLNPLTLAEQNLLPQRSKEVEVGMEASLFNNRITLDIAAYQTKTFNQIIELPISASTGYTKKVINAGQIDNKGIEVQLGLVPVKTNNFKWNLDLNWSKNENKVVKLYHDETNDITNLLMDSYQGGVSLNATEGKAFGTLIGRDYVYLNGQPVISATTGYYLRNANQVIGNINPDWIGGMRNSFSYKNFSASFLIDMRHGGDIFSTDMYYGLATGLYAETAVGDMRENGVVWSGVNPNGNVNTTVTADPSAFGSLDGYARMPQKRFVYDQSFVKLREASIGYSIPKSLLAGTFIQEAKVSLIGRNLWIISKNMPYADPEASTGGGLRGVGQSIGLLPTTRDIGVNLTIKF; this is encoded by the coding sequence ATGAAGAAACTAACAAAAAGCGTTTTAGCTGTTGTTCTTTCTGCTTCATTTAGCGTTACATACGCTCAAAAAGCAAAAGTAGATACAGCGGGGACAAAAGATATCGAAGGTGTAGTAGTTACAGCCTTGGGTATTAAAAGAGAGAAAAAATCTTTGGGGTATGCTTCACAAGAGGTAAAAGCTGAAGAATTAGTGGGAGGAACTACCAATACTGGTAACGTTGCTTCTCAATTGTCAGGTAAAGTTGCAGGTTTACAAGTACAGACCAATAATAACTTTGGTGGTTCATCTAACCTTTTAATTAGAGGTTATAAGTCACTAGGTGGAGGTTCTCCATTAATCGTTATTGATGGTTCTCCTGTAAATAACAATACTCTTTCTGGGTTTTATGATTATGGTAACTTTTTATCTGATATCAATCAGGAAGACATTGCTTCAATTAACGTTCTTAAAGGAGCTGCTGCTTCTGCACTATACGGAGAAAGAGGTATTGATGGGGTAATTGTTATTGTTACAAAAAGTGGAAAAGGTAAAAAAGATGGATCTTGGGGTGTAACATTATCTTCTTCTGTTCAAACAGGTAAGGTTGATAAATCTACATTTCCAGAATATCAAAATAAATATGGTGGTGGGTATGATCCATCATTCTATACTGAAGATCCAGCATCAGACGGTCATTATTATGTGAACTTTGCAGAGGATGCTTCTTGGGGACCTAAGTTTGATCCTAATTTATTAGTGTATCATTGGGATTCATTTGACCCAACTTCTGCTAACTATGGTAAAGCAAGACCTTGGGTAGCTGCTAAAAATACTCCAGTGAAATTCTTTGAAACTGCTATGAGTTTTGTGAATACTATCTCATTAGAAAAAGGTGATGCAAAAAACAATGTTGCTTTATCTTTTGACAATATGATTTCTAACGGTATTATGCCAAACTCTGATTTAAAGAAAAACACTTTATCAGCAAAATTTAATTACTATTTCACTGATAAATTAAGTTCAACTGTTTATACAACTATTACAAAACAAAATACAGTTGGTCGTAATGAAACAGGATATAGTGATAACTTACTTTCTGGTTTCAGACAGTGGTGGCAAGTAAACGTAGATGTTTTAGAGCAAAAAGATGCTTATTTTAGAAATTTAAACGCTTTTGGTCCTGCATTCAGTAACGTAACTTGGAACAGAATTTCATCAGGAGATGGAACCCCTATTTTCTGGAATAACCCATATTTCCAAAGATATCAAAACTTTAACTCTGATGATAGAACTAGAAACTTTAGTTATGCTCAGTTAAAGTACGAATTCAATAAAAATTGGAGTATTACAGGTAAAGTATCATACGATTATTTAACTATGTTACTTGAGCAAAGATTAGCAGTTGGTTCTTTATCTCAAAGTTTTGGAGCTTCTGGTAACGCAGTTTCATCTGGTTATTCAAGACAAAACTTTACTGATACTGAAGCAAACTTCGATTTATTTGCAAACTATAAATTTAACATCACAGATGATATTAATGTAAGTGGTGTAGTAGGAGGTAACGTAAGAAGAAATACAAGAGATAATCTTTATGCATCTACTGAAGGAGGATTGGTTGTTCCAGGGTTATATTCTTTATCAAACTCTTTGAATCCAGTGGTAGCTCCTGCAGAAACTGCATGGAGATACGTTACAAGTAGTGGATATGCTACTGCATCTTTTGACTATAAACAAACTTTCTATTTAGATGCAACCTATAGAGTAGATAAAAACTCTAACCTTAAAAAAGGAAATAACGTATATGGTTATCCTTCTGTAACTGGAGCATTAATTTTATCAAAATTAGTAGATCCATCTTGGTTAAGTTTCTGGAAAGTGAGAGCTAACTATGCAGAAGTTGGTAGTTCTACTACTCCTTATAAGTTGGCCAATACATACACTTCTGCAGGAATTTTTAATGGAGCTGGAGGTCCTACAGGAATTTATTTAAATCCATTAACTTTAGCTGAACAAAACCTACTTCCTCAGAGATCAAAAGAGGTAGAAGTAGGTATGGAAGCTTCATTATTCAATAATAGAATTACTTTAGATATTGCGGCTTATCAAACAAAAACATTCAATCAAATTATCGAATTACCAATTTCTGCGAGTACAGGTTATACTAAAAAAGTTATTAATGCAGGACAGATTGATAATAAAGGTATTGAAGTTCAGTTAGGTTTAGTGCCAGTTAAAACAAATAATTTTAAATGGAATTTAGATTTAAACTGGTCTAAAAACGAAAACAAAGTTGTGAAATTATATCACGATGAAACAAATGATATTACTAACCTACTTATGGATTCATATCAAGGAGGTGTATCATTAAACGCTACAGAAGGTAAAGCTTTTGGTACGCTAATTGGTAGAGATTATGTTTATTTAAACGGTCAGCCTGTAATCAGTGCTACTACTGGTTATTATTTAAGAAATGCTAACCAAGTGATCGGAAACATTAATCCAGATTGGATTGGTGGTATGAGAAACTCATTTAGCTATAAAAATTTCTCAGCTTCATTCTTAATTGATATGAGACATGGTGGTGATATTTTCTCTACAGACATGTATTATGGTCTTGCAACTGGTCTATACGCAGAAACAGCAGTTGGAGACATGAGAGAAAATGGTGTAGTATGGTCAGGTGTTAATCCAAATGGAAATGTAAACACTACTGTAACAGCTGATCCATCTGCATTTGGTTCATTAGATGGTTATGCTAGAATGCCACAGAAAAGATTTGTTTATGATCAATCATTTGTTAAATTAAGAGAAGCAAGTATTGGTTATTCAATTCCTAAATCTTTATTAGCAGGAACATTTATTCAAGAGGCTAAAGTTTCTTTAATAGGTAGAAACCTTTGGATTATTAGTAAAAATATGCCATATGCAGATCCTGAAGCAAGTACAGGAGGTGGTCTTAGAGGTGTAGGTCAATCAATTGGTTTATTACCTACTACTAGAGATATTGGTGTTAATCTTACGATCAAATTTTAA
- a CDS encoding ribonuclease HII, translating to MELIKKWSENYIEAGCDEVGRGCLCGPVVAAAVVLDDNFEQKLVNDSKKLNFKTRLELDDYIKNNVKDYAIAELSPAFIDQHNILNASIHAMHNALDKLTIRPELILVDGNKFHPYNFIPHQCIVKGDSKVLSIAAASILAKNYRDQLMIQLHEEFPEYGWNKNMGYATKVHIEALKKFGPTKYHRQSFRLNYD from the coding sequence ATAGAATTGATAAAAAAATGGTCTGAAAATTATATCGAGGCGGGGTGCGACGAGGTAGGAAGAGGGTGCTTATGTGGCCCTGTAGTGGCTGCAGCAGTGGTTTTAGACGATAATTTTGAGCAAAAATTAGTTAACGACTCAAAAAAACTAAATTTTAAAACTCGTTTAGAATTAGATGATTACATCAAAAACAATGTAAAAGATTATGCAATTGCAGAGCTTTCGCCAGCATTTATTGACCAACATAATATTCTCAACGCAAGTATACATGCCATGCATAATGCGCTGGATAAACTTACAATAAGACCAGAATTAATTTTAGTAGATGGCAATAAATTTCACCCCTATAATTTCATTCCCCATCAGTGTATTGTAAAGGGGGATTCTAAAGTATTATCTATTGCTGCGGCTTCTATTCTTGCTAAAAACTATAGAGACCAACTCATGATTCAGTTGCATGAAGAGTTTCCTGAATACGGTTGGAATAAAAATATGGGGTATGCTACTAAAGTTCACATAGAAGCTTTGAAGAAATTTGGCCCCACGAAATATCACCGACAATCTTTTAGATTAAACTATGATTAA
- the yidC gene encoding membrane protein insertase YidC, whose product MQKNNGLDKNQLISFVIFSAILMAFMFYFQNKQSDEKQVADAKAKTEQKVASKTIANNINATINAATIKNVTVKNKELTLEFVSLGGQLSSVEINQYKAYNAKTDKHDLPLYLIEKNNSSYGFQFKDKTGKIFNTKDLVFVPSVKDNAVTMTAQVSGATIQYVYQLLDNYTLDFNVRTQGLSAIVTDENADFHWNYTVRGMEKGRSQEQTHSEFNYAFDNYGSTDYDTNGFEEPEETLNWLAVKQQFFTSIIESSNGFTHAKGTQETIEKGAFLKKFNFDGQVKLAGNELNQNFKWYFLPLDLPLLKTFEGKEFDTILPLGWSFIGTLNRIFFVPVYNWLSDWGIAAGWVIFLMTIATKLILSPVMFKQHKLSAMMKVVKPEIEEVTEKFKGQENAMKRQQATMEIYRKAGINQMAGCLPALVQIPIFYALFRFFPNMIDLRGKGFWFANDLTAYDDLIKLPFHIPLIGEHISIFAVACTIVVLIYTIMTSGQMQQPQQEGMPDMRIIMYIFPITFFFFLNTSSSGLSWYYFVSNALNILIILAIKYWILDEKKIHAQIQQNKSKAPKPEGKFQKRMREMMEKAQEQQKMQEEQRKKPNKK is encoded by the coding sequence ACGGATTAGATAAAAATCAACTGATTAGTTTTGTGATTTTTTCTGCCATCTTGATGGCTTTCATGTTTTATTTTCAAAACAAACAATCAGACGAAAAACAAGTAGCAGATGCTAAAGCAAAAACAGAGCAAAAAGTAGCTTCTAAAACAATTGCTAACAATATTAATGCTACAATAAACGCGGCTACAATTAAAAATGTTACCGTAAAAAATAAAGAGCTTACCTTAGAATTTGTAAGTTTAGGAGGGCAGCTTTCGTCTGTAGAAATTAATCAATACAAAGCTTATAATGCTAAAACCGATAAACACGATTTGCCACTTTATTTAATAGAAAAAAATAATTCTAGCTACGGATTTCAGTTTAAAGACAAAACGGGAAAGATTTTTAATACAAAAGATCTAGTTTTTGTGCCTAGCGTAAAAGATAATGCTGTTACCATGACCGCTCAAGTTTCTGGTGCAACAATTCAGTACGTGTATCAGCTTTTAGATAATTATACTTTAGATTTTAATGTTAGAACCCAAGGGTTATCTGCTATAGTTACAGACGAAAATGCAGATTTCCATTGGAATTACACTGTAAGAGGAATGGAAAAAGGGCGTTCGCAAGAGCAAACCCATTCAGAATTTAATTACGCTTTTGATAATTATGGTTCTACCGATTATGATACAAACGGATTTGAAGAGCCAGAAGAAACCTTAAATTGGCTAGCGGTAAAACAGCAGTTTTTCACTTCAATTATAGAGTCTAGTAATGGATTCACACACGCTAAAGGAACTCAAGAAACAATAGAAAAAGGAGCGTTTTTGAAAAAATTCAATTTTGATGGTCAGGTAAAATTGGCAGGAAATGAATTGAATCAAAATTTCAAATGGTATTTCTTGCCATTAGATTTGCCATTGCTTAAAACTTTTGAAGGGAAAGAATTTGATACGATATTACCTCTAGGTTGGAGTTTCATTGGCACCTTGAACAGAATTTTCTTTGTGCCAGTATATAATTGGTTGTCAGATTGGGGAATTGCAGCAGGTTGGGTAATTTTCTTAATGACTATTGCAACTAAACTTATCTTGTCTCCAGTGATGTTTAAGCAGCACAAATTAAGTGCTATGATGAAGGTGGTAAAGCCGGAAATAGAAGAAGTCACAGAGAAATTTAAAGGTCAAGAAAACGCAATGAAGCGTCAACAAGCGACTATGGAAATATACAGAAAAGCTGGAATTAATCAAATGGCAGGCTGTTTACCAGCACTGGTTCAGATTCCTATTTTCTATGCGCTTTTCCGTTTCTTCCCGAATATGATTGACTTGAGAGGAAAAGGATTTTGGTTTGCTAATGACCTTACTGCTTATGATGATTTAATTAAATTGCCATTCCATATTCCATTAATCGGGGAGCACATCAGTATTTTTGCAGTAGCATGTACCATCGTAGTTTTGATTTATACAATTATGACTTCTGGGCAAATGCAACAACCACAGCAAGAAGGAATGCCAGATATGAGAATTATAATGTATATTTTCCCAATTACATTCTTCTTCTTCTTGAACACCTCTTCTTCTGGACTTTCTTGGTATTATTTTGTTTCGAATGCTTTAAATATATTAATTATCCTTGCGATTAAATATTGGATTTTAGATGAAAAGAAAATTCATGCTCAGATTCAACAAAATAAATCTAAAGCGCCAAAACCAGAAGGAAAATTCCAGAAACGTATGCGTGAAATGATGGAAAAAGCTCAAGAGCAACAAAAAATGCAAGAAGAGCAACGCAAAAAGCCAAATAAAAAATAA